The following coding sequences are from one Arachis hypogaea cultivar Tifrunner chromosome 7, arahy.Tifrunner.gnm2.J5K5, whole genome shotgun sequence window:
- the LOC112703711 gene encoding LOW QUALITY PROTEIN: gibberellin 3-beta-dioxygenase 1-like (The sequence of the model RefSeq protein was modified relative to this genomic sequence to represent the inferred CDS: inserted 1 base in 1 codon) gives MPSLSEAYHSHPVEVHHHKHPDFKSLQELPDSYAWTHPEDHALAINTTSSNFGSVPVIDLSDRNATRLIGHACRTWGAFQVVNHGVPLSLLDHIQWVGQTLFSLSTHQKLKATRSPDGVTGYGLARISSFFPKLMWSEGFTILGSPLEHFQKLWPQDYAKYCDIVVEYDETMKKLAGKLMGLMLDSLGISKEELKWACPNKGPLFKDTCGALQLNSYPTCPDPDRXMGLAPHTDSTLLTILYQNNISGLQVHRESTGWVTVPPIPGALVVNVGDLFHILSNGLYPSVLHRVLVNRSKQRFSVAYLYGPPSNVEICPHAKLVGPTRPALYRAVTWNEYLGTKAKHFNKALSSFQLCAPKNGLFDVNESHKNSVQVG, from the exons ATGCCTTCACTCTCCGAAGCCTACCATTCCCACCCTGTGGAGGTTCACCACCACAAGCACCCTGATTTCAAGTCCCTTCAAGAATTACCGGATTCGTACGCTTGGACACACCCAGAAGATCATGCTCTCGCCATCAATACTACTTCTTCCAACTTTGGTAGCGTTCCGGTCATTGACCTATCTGACCGGAACGCAACCAGGCTTATAGGGCATGCATGCAGGACCTGGGGTGCTTTCCAGGTCGTGAATCATGGGGTGCCCTTAAGCCTCCTTGACCACATTCAGTGGGTCGGTCAGACTCTCTTCTCACTCTCGACTCACCAAAAGCTCAAAGCCACTCGCTCTCCAGATGGAGTGACCGGCTATGGCCTCGCACGCATCTCCTCCTTCTTCCCCAAGCTCATGTGGTCCGAGGGCTTCACCATCCTTGGATCCCCTCTTGAACATTTCCAAAAACTCTGGCCCCAGGATTACGCTAAATACTG TGATATTGTCGTGGAATATGATGAAACCATGAAAAAGCTAGCGGGAAAGTTAATGGGCCTCATGTTGGACTCTCTCGGCATTTCAAAGGAGGAACTCAAATGGGCCTGCCCCAATAAGGGCCCATTATTCAAAGACACATGCGGTGCCTTGCAATTAAACTCCTACCCGACTTGTCCGGATCCGGATC GCATGGGGCTTGCCCCGCATACCGATTCCACCCTCCTCACAATCCTTTACCAAAACAACATCAGCGGGTTGCAGGTTCACCGGGAGAGCACCGGGTGGGTGACGGTGCCGCCGATCCCTGGTGCTCTCGTGGTAAACGTCGGCGACCTCTTCCACATTTTGTCAAACGGGTTATACCCGAGTGTGCTCCATCGGGTTCTGGTGAATCGGAGCAAGCAGCGGTTTTCGGTTGCCTACCTATATGGGCCCCCATCGAATGTAGAGATATGTCCACATGCGAAGCTAGTGGGCCCAACTAGGCCTGCTCTCTATAGGGCAGTGACTTGGAATGAGTACCTTGGCACCAAAGCAAAGCACTTCAATAAAGCACTCTCTTCCTTTCAACTATGTGCACCTAAAAACGGTTTGTTTGATGTAAACGAGTCTCACAAAAATAGTGTCCAAGTGGGTTAA